Proteins from a genomic interval of Stenotrophomonas maltophilia:
- a CDS encoding J domain-containing protein, with the protein MRWYGKLLGFIAGALLFRPNPLFGAVIGLLIGHAFDSDWFRLNKENPYRELGLTSEATDAEVERAYRKLISQYHPDKLGGAAPELQQQAEQKSRRINAAYDRIKTLRKR; encoded by the coding sequence ATGCGCTGGTACGGAAAACTGCTCGGATTCATCGCCGGCGCCCTGCTGTTCCGGCCCAATCCGCTGTTTGGCGCGGTGATTGGCCTGCTGATCGGCCATGCCTTCGATTCGGACTGGTTCCGCCTGAACAAGGAGAACCCGTACCGGGAGCTGGGGCTGACCTCCGAGGCCACCGATGCCGAGGTCGAGCGCGCCTACCGCAAGCTGATCTCGCAGTACCACCCCGACAAGCTTGGCGGCGCCGCCCCCGAGCTGCAGCAGCAGGCCGAGCAGAAGTCGCGGCGGATCAATGCCGCCTACGATCGCATCAAGACCCTGCGCAAGCGCTGA
- a CDS encoding phosphoribosylaminoimidazolesuccinocarboxamide synthase yields MPTTLLQSDLPGLPLRHRGKVRDVFDIPRERLPAGTPPGDYLLMVATDRLSAFDVVLPDPIPGKGEMLCQVSNFWFAKTAHLMPNHLTGIDVASVLPEGVDPALYAKRAVVTRKLKPVPVEAIARGYLIGSGWKDYQRTGKVSGIDLPDGLRQAEQLPEPIFTPSTKAAVGDHDENIDFDAMVKQVGADLAERVRDATLRIYKFAADYARERGIILADTKFEFGTDADGRLYIMDEMLTPDSSRYWPADEYEVGTSPPSYDKQFVRDYLETLDWGKTAPGPTIPAEIIERTRAKYAEALQRLAGISVD; encoded by the coding sequence GTGCCAACCACGCTGTTGCAATCCGATCTCCCCGGCCTGCCCTTGCGCCATCGCGGCAAGGTGCGTGATGTGTTCGATATCCCGCGCGAGCGGCTGCCCGCAGGGACCCCGCCGGGCGACTACCTGTTGATGGTCGCCACCGATCGCCTGTCGGCATTCGATGTGGTGCTGCCCGACCCGATTCCGGGCAAGGGCGAGATGCTCTGCCAGGTCTCCAACTTCTGGTTCGCCAAGACCGCGCACCTGATGCCCAACCACCTGACCGGCATCGACGTGGCCAGCGTGCTGCCCGAGGGCGTGGACCCGGCCCTGTACGCCAAGCGCGCGGTGGTCACCCGCAAGCTGAAGCCGGTGCCGGTGGAAGCGATCGCCCGCGGCTACCTGATCGGCAGCGGGTGGAAGGACTACCAGCGCACCGGCAAGGTCAGCGGCATCGACCTGCCCGATGGCCTGCGCCAGGCCGAGCAGCTGCCCGAACCGATCTTCACCCCCTCGACCAAGGCCGCCGTGGGCGACCATGACGAGAACATCGATTTCGATGCGATGGTGAAGCAGGTCGGCGCCGACCTGGCCGAGCGCGTGCGCGACGCCACCCTGCGCATCTACAAGTTCGCCGCCGATTACGCGCGCGAGCGCGGCATCATCCTGGCTGATACCAAGTTCGAGTTCGGTACCGACGCCGATGGCCGCCTGTACATCATGGACGAGATGCTGACGCCGGATTCCTCGCGTTACTGGCCGGCCGACGAGTACGAAGTGGGCACCAGCCCGCCGAGCTACGACAAGCAGTTCGTGCGCGATTACCTGGAGACGCTGGACTGGGGCAAGACCGCCCCGGGCCCGACCATTCCGGCCGAAATCATCGAGCGCACCCGCGCCAAGTACGCCGAGGCGCTGCAGCGCCTGGCCGGGATCAGCGTCGACTGA
- a CDS encoding DUF962 domain-containing protein, with the protein MQTSTELARPIDRYFASYSDDHRNVINQRIHVVAVPAILWSVVALLWCLPPLITWFQYGIWSAFAMFSAWCFYNKLSRPLGIGMLIQFFVFGCLCRLLEAEIGLQALRWVAVGVFVVAWIAQFIGHKFEGRKPSFLTDLTYLLIGPAWVMAKFYRKLDWRY; encoded by the coding sequence ATGCAGACATCCACCGAGCTTGCGCGGCCGATCGACCGCTATTTCGCCAGCTACTCCGACGACCACCGCAATGTGATCAACCAGCGCATCCACGTGGTGGCGGTGCCGGCGATCCTGTGGTCGGTGGTGGCCCTGCTGTGGTGCCTGCCGCCGCTGATCACCTGGTTCCAGTACGGCATCTGGTCGGCGTTCGCGATGTTCAGCGCCTGGTGCTTCTACAACAAGCTGTCGCGCCCGCTGGGCATCGGCATGCTCATCCAGTTCTTCGTGTTCGGCTGCCTGTGCCGCCTGCTGGAGGCCGAGATCGGCCTGCAGGCCCTGCGCTGGGTGGCGGTGGGCGTGTTCGTGGTGGCCTGGATCGCACAGTTCATCGGCCACAAGTTCGAGGGCCGCAAGCCCAGCTTCCTGACCGACCTGACCTACCTGCTGATCGGCCCGGCCTGGGTGATGGCCAAGTTCTACCGAAAGCTCGACTGGCGCTACTGA